In Syntrophales bacterium, the sequence AATTCCACAGGAAAAGAGGATATACGGAGAATTTACTTCCCTATCTCCAGGAACTTGAGCGACGGGGAGCCATACGACTGATAAAAGTAAAACGCTTATATCTTGGGAGCCTATTCATGGAAGGATACACATATTATATCTGGGAACCACTATTAAAGGAATAGAAATGAATCTTGGAATCTCTGGCAAATACGCTCTTATTACCGGAGGCAGTCGCGGTATTGGCAAAAGCATAGCCCTTTTGTTAGCTGAGGAAGGGTGTAATGTTGCCATATGTGCCCGCTCTCAACCCGATATCAACTCAACCGTCAGAGAAGTCAAAGCTAAGGGCGTTGCTGTACTGGGCGTTGCCGCCGATGTTACAGAGACCTCTGAAGTTCAGAAAGTTATTGATACTGTTCGACAGGAGTGGGGAACTATTCATATTTTAGTTAACAATGTAGGTGGAGGTGGCCGCTGGGGCAAAGAGGTGGTCGAGGAAACTGCCGACGATGTGTGGATGGAAGTCTTCAATAAAAACGCCATGGTTGCCGTTAAATTCACAAAAGCGATAATTCCGTGGATGAAAAAACAACAATGGGGACGTATTGTCACGATAACCTCCATCTATGGCAGAGAAGGTGGAGGAAGGCCGTGGTTCAATATGGCAAAAGCCGCTCAAACAAGTCTTATGAAATGCCTGGGTTTGAATAAAGATCTTGTGCGCTCGGGCATTACCTTTAACAGCGTTGCGCCGGGTGCCATCATGATTCCGAAGACCGGATGGGAAGCAGAGAGAAATAAAGACCCGGAGGCTTTTGACGAAATGCTCGGCGAGCAGTTTACACTCGGTCGACTCGGGACTCCTGAAGAGGTGGCAAATGTCGTGGTCTTTTTATGCTCCGAGCGTGCGTCATTGATAAACGGAGTGTCAATCGCTGCTGATGGAGGACAGAGCAGGTCGTTTTAGTAACATAATAGGGGTGCTGATTTATATGATAAAGGATAATGTATTAAGGAGTTTTTCGGGGAAAAGTGCTCTTGTCACCGGCGGAACGGGTCTTATCGGACGTGAGGTGGTCAAGTTGCTTTGTGCTGCAGGTGCCTATGTTAAAATCGTCTCTCTCGACCATGTTAATGTTGATAGCAGAGCAGAGCATGTTCTGGGCGACCTGACCGATTTCAATCTTTGCAAAGATCTAACTAAAGATACGGATTTTGTTTTCCATCTTGCGGGTATCAAAGGGTCTATTGAAGTAACGAAATCGAAACCGGCCAGCTTTTTTGTGCCGCTTCTTATGTTTAACACAAATGTGCTTGAGGCTTCCCGTTTGAATAAGGTGCAGAAGATCGTGTATACAAGTTCTATTGGAGCCTATCCAAGCGCTGAAGTATTTAAGGAAAACGATGGCAATGATGGTCCGCCTATGGACATGTATCCGGGATGGGCCAAGCGAATGGCTGAGATGCAGATACAAGCTTACAAAATTCAATATGGATTGGACAACTTCTCAGTGGTTAGGCCATGCAATGTGTACGGACCAGGAGATAACTTCGATCCAAAGAATGCTATGGTTATTCCCACATTGATGTCTCGAATCTTCAACAAGGAAGACCCTGTGGTAGTGTGGGGCGACGGTTCAGCCATCAGAGATTTTGCGTATAGCCGTGATGTTGCTGAAGGCATTATTCTTGCGCTGTATCACGGCACGGGAGATCATCCGTTTATTAATCTGGGAAGTGGTAAAGGCTATACTATCGGGGAACTTGTGGAAACCTTGCACGAATTCCTTGATTTCAATTACCGTTTTGATACCACCAAACCTTCAGGTTTTCCCAAAAGGGTGATGGATGTTTCACTGGCGAGGAAGGCAATCGATTACAATCCCAGTACAGCACTTCTTGAAGGATTGAAAGAAACATGGGGGTGGTTTGTCGAAAATCAGGATGAGTACTTGAAAAAGAAAAACTATTTCAGTGATAATGAGAAATAGGCATTAAGGATGGGAAGCCAGTGATCGTATGAAAATACTTTTTGTAATATATCAGTTGGACTTTGCCGACCATATTTCTCTGTCCTTTCTTTCTGCTGTTGCCAAAGAGAGAGGGCATTCGACTCATCTTTGTGTATTGACAGAGGTACATTTAGAGGAATCAGTAAAGGCGTACAAACCGGATGTTGTTGCTTATTCCACAAACATATACGGGTTTGATGAAATGGTGGCCTCTCATAAAGAAGCTAAAAAGTCACACGATTTTGTGTCCATAATGGGTGGACCGCATGTAACAGTATTTCCAGAAATCTTCAGTGAAGTTGATGTAGATGCTTTTTGTATTGGTGAGGGTGAACTTGCATTTCGGGATTTTCTTGAATGTTTGGAACAAGATATTTCTTATGACAGTGTACCTAATTTAATCACCGTCAATTCCGCAAATCCTGTTAGGCCATTAATTAACAACCTTGACGACCTGCCTTTTCCTGATAGGGATCTTGTATTAGGGAATTCATTTCTCAAGGACACCCCTAAAAAAACATTTTATGCCTCACGTGGCTGTCCATACAGTTGTAACTATTGTTGCAACAGTTACTACCGTAGTCTTTATCGCGGAAAAGGGAAATATGTACGCCGTTTTTCAGTAGAAAGAGTTATCCGCGAAATAGAGCATGTAAAATCCAGATATCGTACCGATTTTATTAAGTTTGGGGATGATCTGTTCGCTCCGAAGGCGGATGAATGGCTTGAAGAATTTTCCGATATTTATTCAAAGCGCGTAGGCATTCCTTTTAATTGTTATCTCCGGTTTGATACTGTGGACGAAAAGTTACTTTTCTTATTAAAAAAGGCAGGGTGCTATTCGGTTCATCTTTCTGTAGACAGTACATCTGAAAATGTCAGGGGAAAAATTCTTAACAGAAAGATGAAAAAGGTGGATATTGTTCGACGAATTAAGACAATCAATGATTTCGGTATTAATACCTGGGTGAACTATATGTTGGCCGCTCCCGAATCTACCCTGGAAGATGACCTCTTATCAATTTCGATAAATAAAAAAAGTAAGGTTACTTATGCGAGCTATTCTACAACCGTTCCCATGAAAGGAACCGTTTTATATGATTACTGTATTCAACATAATCTGATCGACGCCTCAACCCACAAAAGCGATATGGAGGGTTGTTCCCAGCCTACCACGCTCAAATGTTTTTCCGAAAAGGAAAAAAATGTCCGATACAACATTTATTTGTTAGGTGCAATTATTGCCAAGTTGCCGTTTCCGCTTGACAAACTTGCGATCTGGATGATTCAGATCATTCCGCCGAATAAACTTTTCGTCAAACTGCGGCAGGCTTTTTACCAATACAGCATTGAAAATCGTATTTTCAAACTTCACCTTAGGTGAAAACTGACGCACTTCTATTTCAAAGAAGAAGGATAATGGATACTGCATGATAGTTGAAAAAACCAAACTGGACGGAGTTCTTTTGATAAAGCTTGTTGGCTTTGAAGATCACCGGGGGGAATACTTAGAGCTGTATAATGAGAAATCATACAAGTCAAAAGGGATTGATATTGATTTTGTGGAGGATGATATCTCTATTGCCACAAAAGGGGTGATCAAGGGAATCCATGGCGACGATTGTACGTGGAAACTAATTTCATGTCTGCATGGAAAGTTTTATCTTGTTGTAATAAATTACGATGAACAATCAAAGGATTTCGGGAAATGGCAGTCATTTGTACTGTCCGACAGAAACAAACATCAGGTATTAGTGCCGCCAAAACATGGCAATGGTCACTTATGCTTGAGCGAAAAGTCCATTTTTTACTATAAGCAGTCTTCTTATTATGATTCATCAAGTCAATTTACAATAAAATGGAATGACCCAAAATTTAAGATTTGGTGGCCTATCAAAACACCCATACTTTCTCAAAGGGATGAAATAGGACATTTTGTGGATTAAGGGGGAGCAAAAAAATGTTTAAGGGAAAAAATGTTCTCATAACGGGCGGAGCTGGATTTGTCGGGTCAAATCTAATAAAGCGTCTTCTGGATATGGGAGCCAATGTAAGGGCTACTTTACACAAGAAAAAAGTGAAAACAG encodes:
- a CDS encoding SDR family oxidoreductase, with product MNLGISGKYALITGGSRGIGKSIALLLAEEGCNVAICARSQPDINSTVREVKAKGVAVLGVAADVTETSEVQKVIDTVRQEWGTIHILVNNVGGGGRWGKEVVEETADDVWMEVFNKNAMVAVKFTKAIIPWMKKQQWGRIVTITSIYGREGGGRPWFNMAKAAQTSLMKCLGLNKDLVRSGITFNSVAPGAIMIPKTGWEAERNKDPEAFDEMLGEQFTLGRLGTPEEVANVVVFLCSERASLINGVSIAADGGQSRSF
- a CDS encoding NAD-dependent epimerase/dehydratase family protein, with translation MIKDNVLRSFSGKSALVTGGTGLIGREVVKLLCAAGAYVKIVSLDHVNVDSRAEHVLGDLTDFNLCKDLTKDTDFVFHLAGIKGSIEVTKSKPASFFVPLLMFNTNVLEASRLNKVQKIVYTSSIGAYPSAEVFKENDGNDGPPMDMYPGWAKRMAEMQIQAYKIQYGLDNFSVVRPCNVYGPGDNFDPKNAMVIPTLMSRIFNKEDPVVVWGDGSAIRDFAYSRDVAEGIILALYHGTGDHPFINLGSGKGYTIGELVETLHEFLDFNYRFDTTKPSGFPKRVMDVSLARKAIDYNPSTALLEGLKETWGWFVENQDEYLKKKNYFSDNEK
- a CDS encoding radical SAM protein — protein: MKILFVIYQLDFADHISLSFLSAVAKERGHSTHLCVLTEVHLEESVKAYKPDVVAYSTNIYGFDEMVASHKEAKKSHDFVSIMGGPHVTVFPEIFSEVDVDAFCIGEGELAFRDFLECLEQDISYDSVPNLITVNSANPVRPLINNLDDLPFPDRDLVLGNSFLKDTPKKTFYASRGCPYSCNYCCNSYYRSLYRGKGKYVRRFSVERVIREIEHVKSRYRTDFIKFGDDLFAPKADEWLEEFSDIYSKRVGIPFNCYLRFDTVDEKLLFLLKKAGCYSVHLSVDSTSENVRGKILNRKMKKVDIVRRIKTINDFGINTWVNYMLAAPESTLEDDLLSISINKKSKVTYASYSTTVPMKGTVLYDYCIQHNLIDASTHKSDMEGCSQPTTLKCFSEKEKNVRYNIYLLGAIIAKLPFPLDKLAIWMIQIIPPNKLFVKLRQAFYQYSIENRIFKLHLR
- a CDS encoding dTDP-4-dehydrorhamnose 3,5-epimerase family protein, translating into MIVEKTKLDGVLLIKLVGFEDHRGEYLELYNEKSYKSKGIDIDFVEDDISIATKGVIKGIHGDDCTWKLISCLHGKFYLVVINYDEQSKDFGKWQSFVLSDRNKHQVLVPPKHGNGHLCLSEKSIFYYKQSSYYDSSSQFTIKWNDPKFKIWWPIKTPILSQRDEIGHFVD